In the genome of Christensenella timonensis, one region contains:
- a CDS encoding ATP-grasp domain-containing protein produces the protein MKRIAIVGAGEFQNPLILKAKEMGYETHVFAWKCGDPGEQAADFFYPVSIVEKEEILGICRGMQPEGIVSIASDLAMVTVNYVARELELAGNNDVCTLRTTNKFEMRKALCDAGIPTPRFCLLGVQCKSLPQDMHYPLIVKPTDRSGSRGITKVENPQELMEAVDCATAYSFEQKAIAEEFIEGEEYSCESISFAGKHTCLAITKKYTTGAPHYIETGHVQPAEFTERESDKIKMAVTCALDALDITVGASHAEFRIGPDGEVRIIEVGARMGGDCIGSHLVPLCTGYDFLKMVIDAACGRKPELAAGDKEEVAAIRFILTEGDREQLEQIRRIAPGIIAAESPLKPFNPEGVLDSSTRAGYYILAGNREKIVDFFGMTL, from the coding sequence ATGAAAAGGATTGCCATCGTTGGAGCGGGAGAATTCCAAAACCCGCTCATATTGAAAGCAAAAGAGATGGGTTATGAAACGCATGTTTTTGCCTGGAAGTGCGGCGACCCGGGCGAACAGGCAGCGGACTTTTTTTATCCTGTCAGCATCGTAGAGAAGGAAGAGATCCTTGGAATATGCCGCGGGATGCAGCCGGAAGGGATCGTCTCAATCGCCTCAGACCTGGCGATGGTCACAGTCAATTACGTCGCGCGCGAGCTGGAACTAGCGGGGAACAACGACGTGTGCACGCTGCGCACGACGAATAAGTTTGAAATGCGCAAAGCACTGTGCGATGCGGGAATCCCCACGCCTCGTTTTTGCCTGCTCGGCGTACAATGCAAGTCGCTGCCCCAGGATATGCATTATCCTTTGATTGTGAAACCGACAGACCGCTCCGGCAGCCGCGGGATTACGAAAGTGGAAAATCCACAGGAGCTCATGGAGGCGGTGGACTGCGCGACGGCATATTCGTTCGAGCAAAAAGCGATCGCGGAAGAATTTATCGAGGGAGAGGAATACAGCTGCGAAAGCATTTCGTTTGCGGGAAAGCACACATGCCTTGCGATCACCAAAAAGTATACGACGGGCGCACCGCATTATATCGAAACGGGCCATGTGCAGCCTGCGGAATTTACAGAACGGGAAAGCGATAAAATCAAAATGGCGGTGACCTGTGCGCTTGATGCGCTCGATATTACCGTGGGCGCTTCGCATGCGGAGTTTAGAATCGGGCCAGACGGCGAAGTGCGTATCATAGAGGTCGGGGCGCGCATGGGTGGAGACTGTATCGGTTCGCACCTGGTTCCGCTTTGCACCGGATATGACTTCCTGAAAATGGTGATCGATGCGGCCTGCGGCAGGAAGCCGGAACTGGCCGCGGGGGATAAGGAAGAGGTTGCTGCGATACGCTTCATACTTACGGAAGGCGACCGGGAACAGCTGGAACAAATACGCCGGATCGCCCCCGGCATCATCGCCGCAGAAAGCCCGCTGAAGCCGTTTAACCCGGAAGGAGTGCTCGA